The following proteins are encoded in a genomic region of Flammeovirga pectinis:
- the ilvB gene encoding biosynthetic-type acetolactate synthase large subunit has product MSTATKEMSNEEQVVGQTTKRVSGAEAVLMAFLEEGVDTLFGYPGGAIMPFYDKLYHYEDKIKHYLVRHEQGATHAAQGYARVNHKVGVCIATSGPGATNLITGLADAMIDSTPMVAITGQVASHLLGTDAFQETDVVGISTPVTKWNYQVTKASEIPEALAKAFFIAKSGRPGPVLIDITKDAQFEEFDFEYKRCENIRSYRPVPTATEESIDAAAALINQAKKPYILVGHGVMLSKAEEELIAFAEKSGIPMASTLLGLSAVPVDHPLYVGYLGMHGNYGANIKTNECDVLIAIGMRFDDRVTGDLSRYAKQAKVIHFEIDPSEVDKNVKTEVAVISDAKTALERILPKIEKREHVKWVAEFHACDKIEKEEVLDYALGSSTEKVKMSEVIRMLSDKTKGEAVVVTDVGQHQMEASRYYEFKKTDSIVSSGGLGTMGFALPAAIGAKVGAPDRTVVSISGDGGYQMTVQELGTIFQYKIPVKILVLNNSFLGMVRQWQELFFDRRYSFTEMVNPDFVKLAESYYIKADKAETRESLSDKMDEWLASDGPSFLEVVVEQESNVFPMIQTGASVSEVRLK; this is encoded by the coding sequence ATGAGTACAGCGACAAAAGAGATGTCCAATGAAGAACAAGTAGTTGGCCAGACGACAAAAAGGGTAAGTGGAGCAGAAGCAGTGCTTATGGCATTCTTAGAAGAGGGAGTAGATACACTTTTTGGTTATCCAGGTGGGGCTATCATGCCATTTTATGATAAACTCTACCATTATGAAGACAAGATTAAGCACTACTTAGTGCGTCATGAGCAAGGTGCAACACATGCGGCTCAAGGTTACGCTCGAGTCAATCATAAAGTGGGCGTCTGTATTGCAACTTCAGGTCCTGGAGCTACAAACTTAATTACAGGTTTGGCAGATGCTATGATAGATTCAACACCTATGGTAGCAATTACAGGTCAAGTAGCATCTCATTTATTAGGGACTGATGCTTTTCAGGAAACTGATGTAGTAGGTATTTCAACTCCTGTTACAAAATGGAATTATCAAGTAACTAAAGCTTCAGAAATTCCAGAAGCATTAGCGAAAGCATTTTTTATTGCAAAAAGTGGTAGACCAGGTCCTGTATTAATAGATATTACAAAAGATGCTCAATTCGAAGAGTTTGATTTTGAATATAAGCGTTGTGAAAATATTCGTAGCTATAGACCAGTTCCTACAGCTACAGAAGAATCTATAGATGCAGCAGCAGCATTAATCAATCAAGCAAAAAAGCCTTATATCCTTGTTGGACATGGTGTGATGCTTTCTAAAGCAGAAGAAGAATTAATTGCATTCGCTGAAAAATCAGGTATTCCAATGGCGTCAACCCTTTTAGGGTTATCAGCAGTTCCTGTAGACCATCCATTATATGTTGGATACTTGGGAATGCATGGTAATTATGGTGCTAATATCAAAACAAACGAATGTGATGTTTTGATAGCAATAGGTATGCGTTTTGATGATCGTGTTACAGGAGATTTATCTCGTTATGCTAAGCAGGCTAAAGTAATACATTTTGAGATTGACCCTTCTGAGGTTGATAAAAATGTAAAAACTGAAGTAGCTGTCATTTCTGATGCTAAAACGGCTCTTGAACGTATTCTACCAAAAATAGAAAAGAGAGAACATGTAAAGTGGGTTGCAGAATTCCATGCTTGTGATAAAATAGAAAAAGAAGAAGTTCTTGATTACGCATTAGGTTCATCTACAGAAAAAGTGAAAATGTCTGAAGTAATCAGAATGTTATCTGATAAAACTAAAGGCGAAGCTGTTGTAGTAACTGATGTTGGACAACATCAAATGGAAGCTTCAAGATATTATGAGTTTAAAAAAACTGATAGTATTGTAAGTTCAGGAGGTTTAGGAACTATGGGTTTTGCATTACCGGCAGCTATTGGAGCAAAGGTTGGAGCACCCGATAGAACAGTAGTTTCTATTTCTGGAGATGGAGGTTACCAAATGACAGTACAAGAATTGGGTACTATTTTCCAATATAAAATCCCTGTAAAGATTTTAGTATTGAATAATAGCTTCTTAGGAATGGTACGTCAATGGCAGGAATTATTCTTTGATAGACGCTATTCTTTTACAGAAATGGTAAATCCAGATTTTGTGAAATTAGCAGAGTCATATTATATCAAAGCTGATAAAGCAGAAACGAGAGAGTCGTTAAGCGATAAAATGGACGAATGGTTAGCTTCAGATGGTCCATCTTTCTTAGAAGTTGTTGTAGAGCAGGAATCAAATGTATTCCCTATGATACAAACAGGAGCTTCAGTATCAGAAGTTCGCTTGAAATAA
- a CDS encoding ParB/RepB/Spo0J family partition protein, whose product MPDNSEKKTLKRRNALGKGLGALLGDPKKTETAATTEPAEAVSVNIVEKLDEISIDHIERNPFQPRLEFKDEALKELADSIRVQGIIQPITVRRLTENQFQIISGERRWRASKMAGLEKIPAYIRGANDAQMLEMALIENIQREDLNPIEVAISYQRLIAECDLKQEELGDRVGKKRSTVANYLRLLKLPPEIQTGLRNGMITMGHARALVNVNSIEVQLTLFDTIVKDELSVRKTENLVRDIIQGKDPLTAKSKNKNEPLDFEFSRLQRDLSSHFGTQIKIKNSDEGKGEIKIPYQSVEDLNRILDILKTH is encoded by the coding sequence ATGCCTGATAATTCAGAAAAGAAAACATTAAAAAGAAGGAATGCACTCGGTAAAGGTCTAGGAGCCTTACTTGGTGATCCTAAAAAAACAGAAACAGCTGCCACAACAGAACCTGCTGAAGCTGTTAGTGTAAATATTGTAGAAAAATTAGATGAGATTTCTATTGATCATATTGAAAGAAATCCTTTTCAACCTCGCCTCGAATTTAAAGATGAAGCATTAAAAGAACTTGCTGATTCTATTCGTGTTCAAGGTATCATTCAACCCATCACTGTACGTCGATTAACAGAAAATCAATTCCAAATCATTTCTGGAGAAAGACGATGGAGAGCTTCTAAAATGGCAGGATTAGAAAAAATACCTGCTTACATTAGAGGAGCTAACGATGCTCAGATGCTAGAAATGGCATTAATTGAAAATATTCAAAGGGAAGATCTTAACCCTATAGAAGTTGCTATCTCCTACCAAAGGCTAATTGCTGAATGCGATTTAAAGCAAGAAGAACTAGGAGATAGAGTTGGTAAAAAAAGATCAACTGTTGCTAACTATTTACGCTTACTTAAATTACCGCCAGAAATTCAGACAGGATTACGCAACGGAATGATAACAATGGGCCATGCTCGTGCCCTTGTAAATGTAAATAGTATTGAAGTACAATTGACACTTTTTGATACAATTGTAAAAGATGAATTATCGGTACGTAAAACCGAAAATTTAGTACGTGATATTATTCAAGGAAAGGACCCTTTAACGGCCAAGTCTAAAAATAAAAACGAACCTCTTGATTTCGAATTTAGTAGACTACAAAGAGATTTATCTTCGCATTTTGGAACTCAGATTAAAATTAAAAATTCTGATGAAGGAAAAGGAGAAATTAAAATCCCTTATCAATCTGTTGAAGACCTTAACCGTATTTTAGACATTCTAAAAACTCACTGA
- the ilvC gene encoding ketol-acid reductoisomerase has product MAEINFGGVVENVVMREEFPLTKAQGILKEETIAVIGYGVQGPSQAQNMRDNGLNVIVGQRKGGASWDKAVADGWVPGETLFEIGEAAEKGSIICYLLSDAAQIAVWPQLKEKLTPGKALYFSHGFGVTYHERTNIVPPKDIDVILVAPKGSGTSLRTMFLEGRGLNSSYAIYQDATGNAYNRTISLGIGVGAGYLFPTDFKKEVFSDLTGERGSLMGGIQGLFEAQYDVLRENGHSPSEAFNETVEELTQSLMPLVAKNGMDWMYANCSTTAQRGALDWKDKFRDAVRPVVEDLYRSVATGEEAQRSIDTNSQPDYREKLDEELRVLRESEMWRAGAAVRALRPENQEVEAEA; this is encoded by the coding sequence ATGGCAGAGATTAATTTCGGAGGAGTAGTTGAGAACGTAGTAATGCGTGAAGAATTTCCATTAACAAAAGCACAGGGAATTTTAAAAGAAGAAACTATTGCAGTTATCGGATACGGTGTACAAGGTCCAAGTCAAGCACAAAACATGCGTGATAATGGTCTTAATGTAATCGTAGGTCAACGTAAAGGTGGTGCTTCATGGGACAAAGCTGTTGCTGACGGTTGGGTACCAGGTGAAACACTTTTCGAAATCGGTGAAGCAGCTGAAAAAGGTTCTATTATCTGTTACCTTCTTTCTGATGCAGCTCAAATTGCTGTATGGCCACAATTAAAAGAGAAATTAACTCCAGGTAAAGCACTTTATTTCTCTCACGGATTTGGTGTAACTTACCATGAGCGTACTAACATCGTTCCTCCAAAGGATATTGATGTAATTTTAGTAGCTCCTAAAGGATCAGGTACTTCTTTAAGAACAATGTTCTTAGAAGGTCGTGGTTTGAACTCTTCTTATGCTATCTACCAAGATGCTACAGGAAACGCTTATAACAGAACTATTTCTTTAGGTATTGGTGTTGGTGCTGGATATTTATTCCCAACTGACTTCAAAAAAGAAGTATTCTCTGACCTTACAGGTGAGCGTGGATCATTAATGGGTGGTATTCAAGGTTTATTCGAAGCACAATATGATGTGTTAAGAGAAAACGGTCACTCTCCATCTGAAGCATTTAACGAAACTGTTGAAGAGTTAACACAATCTTTAATGCCATTAGTTGCTAAAAATGGTATGGATTGGATGTATGCTAACTGTTCTACTACAGCACAACGTGGTGCATTAGATTGGAAAGATAAATTCCGTGATGCAGTTCGTCCAGTAGTTGAAGATTTATATCGTTCAGTAGCTACAGGTGAAGAAGCACAACGTTCTATCGATACTAACTCACAACCAGATTACCGTGAGAAATTAGACGAAGAATTACGTGTATTACGTGAGTCTGAAATGTGGAGAGCAGGTGCAGCAGTACGTGCACTTCGTCCAGAAAATCAAGAAGTAGAAGCTGAAGCGTAA
- the ilvA gene encoding threonine ammonia-lyase, translated as MQETEEFVDLPTVESIVKAHRKLKDVVTRTPLMRNLNLSERYQADIWLKREDLQIVRSYKLRGAYNKISSLTEEEQHRGIVCASAGNHAQGVAYSCKLLGIHGVIYMPAPTPKQKVSQVRMWGKDKVEVVLIGDTFDDAYAAAMKRCEEESRVFIHPFDDPKVIEGQGTVGLEILEDAKEEIDYLVMPIGGGGLSSGVGSYFQQISPATKIYGVEPEGAPAMKESIVQDRVVTLDKIEKFVDGAAVQRVGDNTFRIAKQFLEDVILVPEGKVCSTILRLYNEDAIVVEPAGALSISALDAIKDEIKGKKVVCVVSGSNNDIGRMEEIKQRSLLYEGYKHYFMIRFPQRAGALREYLIEILGPNDDICHFEYTKKVNREKAPAIVGIEVKSPEDFDALMIRMEKRGYKFELLNENEDMFHFLI; from the coding sequence ATGCAAGAAACAGAAGAATTTGTAGACTTACCAACCGTTGAGTCAATAGTTAAAGCACATAGAAAATTAAAGGATGTCGTTACGCGAACGCCTTTAATGAGGAACTTGAACTTATCAGAAAGATATCAAGCAGATATTTGGCTAAAGAGAGAGGACTTGCAAATTGTGCGTTCATATAAGCTTAGAGGTGCGTATAATAAAATCTCTTCTTTAACTGAAGAAGAGCAGCATAGAGGTATTGTTTGTGCGAGTGCTGGTAATCATGCACAAGGAGTTGCATATTCTTGTAAACTATTGGGAATTCATGGTGTAATTTATATGCCTGCTCCAACACCTAAGCAAAAGGTGAGTCAGGTTAGAATGTGGGGCAAAGATAAAGTAGAGGTAGTACTTATTGGTGATACTTTTGATGATGCCTACGCTGCAGCTATGAAACGTTGTGAAGAGGAAAGCAGAGTCTTTATTCATCCTTTTGATGACCCTAAGGTGATCGAAGGTCAAGGTACTGTTGGGTTAGAGATTTTAGAAGATGCTAAAGAAGAAATAGATTACCTAGTAATGCCAATTGGTGGAGGTGGTCTATCGTCTGGAGTAGGAAGTTATTTTCAACAAATAAGCCCTGCTACAAAAATCTATGGTGTAGAACCAGAAGGAGCTCCAGCAATGAAAGAATCAATTGTTCAAGATAGAGTAGTAACTCTAGATAAAATTGAGAAGTTCGTAGATGGTGCTGCTGTTCAAAGGGTAGGTGATAATACATTTAGAATTGCAAAACAATTTCTAGAGGATGTAATATTAGTACCTGAAGGAAAAGTATGTTCTACAATATTAAGGTTGTATAACGAAGACGCAATTGTTGTAGAACCTGCAGGAGCTTTGTCTATATCTGCACTAGATGCGATTAAAGACGAGATTAAGGGTAAGAAGGTAGTTTGTGTTGTAAGTGGCTCTAATAATGATATTGGACGTATGGAAGAGATCAAACAAAGGTCTCTTTTATATGAAGGTTACAAACATTACTTCATGATCCGTTTCCCACAAAGAGCAGGAGCTTTAAGAGAGTATTTGATTGAAATTTTAGGACCAAATGATGATATTTGTCATTTTGAGTACACAAAGAAAGTCAATAGAGAAAAGGCTCCAGCAATAGTAGGAATTGAGGTGAAATCTCCTGAAGATTTTGATGCATTAATGATCAGAATGGAAAAAAGAGGTTACAAATTTGAACTACTGAATGAAAATGAGGATATGTTCCATTTTTTAATCTGA
- a CDS encoding RluA family pseudouridine synthase has translation MIEKKHLHEEFIIPKGSKSTRLDHFLSLQLPQKSRNLIQKQIKEAMVLVNEKKTKSSYAIKADDKIQWFESYHKRIELVAYNFPLQILLEEREFIVINKPSGMPMHPGLGHYDTTIQNALKYHYNNTQQPNALVKDCIVQRLDKDTSGVLVLAKTEAAREFLSKQFQKMKPYRIYYALVWGRLNSKEGTIDEFIGRNPLNERSIEVAKDHSFGKKAITHYKVIKEFNKYSLVECKLETGRTHQIRVHMQYIGHPLVGDKRYEIPFLVNDIKLQNTIGRHCLHAKTLHFVSPIDQETILKFDSELPIEISNLLK, from the coding sequence ATGATAGAAAAGAAACATCTCCACGAGGAATTCATAATACCAAAAGGAAGTAAAAGTACTCGTTTAGATCATTTTCTATCTTTACAACTTCCACAAAAAAGTAGGAATCTGATACAAAAACAGATTAAGGAAGCAATGGTTTTGGTAAATGAAAAAAAAACAAAATCTAGTTACGCAATCAAAGCAGATGATAAAATACAATGGTTCGAATCCTATCACAAAAGAATAGAATTAGTAGCTTATAATTTTCCACTACAAATTCTTTTAGAAGAAAGAGAATTTATAGTTATCAATAAACCATCAGGAATGCCCATGCACCCTGGACTAGGTCATTATGATACCACAATACAGAATGCTTTAAAGTATCATTACAACAACACTCAACAGCCTAATGCACTCGTTAAGGATTGTATTGTTCAACGCTTAGATAAAGACACAAGTGGTGTATTAGTATTAGCAAAAACTGAAGCTGCCAGAGAGTTTTTATCTAAGCAATTTCAGAAGATGAAACCTTACAGAATATATTATGCTTTAGTATGGGGTAGATTAAATAGTAAAGAAGGAACAATTGATGAGTTTATTGGACGAAATCCATTAAATGAAAGAAGTATTGAAGTAGCGAAAGATCATTCTTTTGGTAAAAAAGCAATCACCCATTACAAAGTAATAAAGGAATTTAATAAATACTCTTTAGTTGAATGTAAACTTGAAACAGGGAGAACACATCAAATCCGTGTCCATATGCAATATATTGGCCATCCATTAGTAGGAGATAAACGGTATGAAATTCCTTTTCTTGTAAATGATATTAAATTACAGAATACAATTGGCAGGCATTGCTTACATGCAAAAACATTACATTTTGTATCTCCAATAGATCAAGAAACTATTCTAAAATTCGATTCTGAATTACCTATTGAGATATCTAATCTTTTAAAATAA
- the ilvD gene encoding dihydroxy-acid dehydratase, whose amino-acid sequence MAEELNKHSRTITQDDTQPAAQAMLYGIGLTDDDMKKPQIGIASTGYEGNTCNMHLNDLAAIVKVGVQKEGLVGLIFNTIGVSDGITNGTIGMRYSLPSRDIIADSVETVVNGQFYDGLITVVGCDKNMPGAMMAMCRINRPTIMLYGGTIASGCFKNKKLNIVSAFEALGERIAGTISDEDYKGVIKNAIPGAGACGGMYTANTMASAIEAMGMSLPYSSSNPAVSAEKRAECKNLGASMHHILKLDLKPSDILTKASFDNALTVIMALGGSTNATLHMLAIAKAADIKLTLDDIQRVSDKVPFLADLKPSGKYLMEDVFAVGGIPAVMRTLLDWGLIDGTCMTVTGKTIAENLADVKPLGGEQDLLRPQDNPIKSTGHLQILYGNLATEGSVAKITGKEGEKFVGPAKVYNDEFAVIAGIQAGEVSKGDVVVIRYEGPKGGPGMPEMLKPTSAIMGVGLGKEVALITDGRFSGGTHGFVVGHITPEAAVGGNIALVNDGDIITIDAITNQISVGVSDEELAERRKNWVAPEPKFKKGILYKYIKTVSSASEGCVTDEF is encoded by the coding sequence ATGGCAGAGGAGTTAAACAAACACAGCCGTACTATTACTCAAGACGATACACAGCCTGCTGCTCAAGCAATGCTTTATGGTATTGGTCTTACAGATGATGATATGAAAAAACCTCAAATTGGTATTGCAAGTACTGGTTATGAAGGAAATACTTGTAACATGCATCTAAATGATCTAGCAGCTATTGTTAAAGTAGGTGTTCAGAAAGAGGGTTTAGTAGGCTTGATTTTTAATACTATTGGTGTAAGTGACGGTATTACAAACGGTACAATAGGTATGCGTTACTCACTTCCATCAAGAGATATTATTGCAGACTCTGTTGAAACTGTAGTAAACGGTCAATTTTACGATGGCTTAATTACTGTTGTTGGTTGTGATAAAAATATGCCTGGAGCAATGATGGCAATGTGTCGTATTAACCGTCCAACAATTATGTTGTATGGTGGTACTATTGCATCAGGATGTTTTAAAAATAAAAAATTAAATATTGTATCAGCATTTGAAGCCTTGGGTGAAAGAATTGCAGGAACAATATCTGACGAAGATTATAAAGGGGTAATAAAAAATGCTATTCCAGGTGCAGGAGCATGTGGAGGTATGTATACAGCTAATACAATGGCTTCAGCAATTGAAGCTATGGGTATGAGTTTACCTTATTCTTCATCAAACCCTGCAGTTAGTGCAGAGAAGAGAGCAGAATGTAAAAATTTAGGTGCTTCAATGCATCATATATTAAAATTAGATCTTAAGCCATCAGATATACTTACAAAAGCATCTTTTGACAATGCTTTAACGGTAATCATGGCATTAGGTGGTTCTACAAATGCAACGTTGCATATGTTAGCTATCGCTAAAGCAGCAGATATCAAATTAACTTTGGATGATATTCAAAGAGTTTCTGATAAAGTGCCATTCTTAGCAGATCTTAAGCCTTCAGGTAAATATTTAATGGAAGATGTTTTTGCAGTAGGAGGTATTCCTGCAGTAATGAGAACATTATTAGATTGGGGCCTAATTGATGGAACTTGTATGACCGTTACAGGTAAAACAATTGCTGAGAACTTAGCAGATGTTAAACCTTTAGGTGGCGAACAAGATTTATTACGCCCTCAAGATAATCCAATTAAATCAACAGGTCACTTACAAATTCTTTATGGAAACTTGGCAACGGAAGGTTCTGTAGCTAAGATTACTGGTAAAGAAGGTGAGAAATTTGTTGGTCCTGCAAAAGTGTATAATGATGAGTTTGCAGTAATAGCAGGTATTCAGGCAGGTGAAGTAAGTAAGGGTGATGTAGTAGTTATCCGTTACGAAGGTCCTAAAGGAGGTCCTGGTATGCCAGAAATGCTTAAACCAACATCAGCAATTATGGGTGTCGGCTTAGGTAAAGAAGTCGCATTAATTACAGATGGACGTTTCTCAGGAGGTACTCACGGTTTTGTTGTGGGGCATATTACTCCAGAAGCAGCTGTTGGTGGTAATATCGCATTAGTAAATGATGGTGATATTATTACAATTGATGCAATTACCAACCAAATTTCTGTAGGTGTTTCTGATGAAGAATTAGCCGAAAGAAGAAAAAATTGGGTTGCTCCGGAACCAAAATTCAAAAAAGGTATTTTATATAAGTATATAAAGACAGTTTCTTCAGCATCTGAGGGATGTGTAACAGATGAATTTTAA
- the ilvE gene encoding branched-chain-amino-acid transaminase — protein MLKYYDKDTVIFHNGEFIKAEEAKADLFSQSLHYGNGVFDAVRAYDTALGPHIFKARQHYTRFVEAAKTMHLNLDYSVDELVGITYQLLEENGFKDAYVRPLVYASANMDLTPTKTNNIFIAAWRWDKFLGKDLLDITISTYTRPSPYSFNVEAKISGHYINSIVSIAEAKERGFDDAILLDVEGYVAEGTGANFFFEKGGKLYTSQKGHIYPGITREVVFGIAKSLGVEVVEGQYKPEDLNDIDGAFFTGTAAQITGISSIDGRAMKKDWDDTIGCEVFEKYRQFVTQSEYDNYSII, from the coding sequence ATGTTAAAATATTATGATAAGGATACAGTAATTTTCCATAACGGAGAATTTATCAAGGCTGAAGAGGCAAAAGCAGATCTTTTTTCGCAGTCTTTACACTACGGTAACGGAGTTTTTGATGCGGTAAGAGCTTATGATACTGCTTTAGGTCCACATATATTCAAAGCAAGACAACATTATACTAGATTTGTTGAAGCGGCAAAAACAATGCACTTGAACCTAGATTATTCTGTTGATGAGCTTGTAGGAATAACATACCAATTACTTGAAGAAAATGGATTCAAGGATGCATACGTTAGACCATTGGTTTACGCAAGTGCAAATATGGATCTAACACCTACTAAAACGAACAATATTTTTATTGCAGCGTGGAGATGGGATAAATTTTTGGGTAAAGATTTATTAGATATAACAATTTCAACATATACTCGTCCTAGCCCATATTCTTTTAATGTAGAAGCTAAAATTTCTGGTCACTATATTAATTCAATTGTTTCTATTGCAGAAGCTAAAGAAAGAGGTTTTGATGATGCAATCTTATTAGATGTTGAAGGATATGTTGCAGAAGGAACTGGTGCTAATTTCTTTTTTGAAAAAGGTGGTAAGTTATATACTTCTCAAAAAGGACATATCTATCCAGGTATTACTCGTGAAGTAGTATTTGGTATTGCAAAAAGTCTTGGAGTTGAAGTGGTAGAAGGGCAATACAAACCAGAAGATCTTAACGATATTGATGGAGCTTTCTTTACAGGTACTGCAGCTCAGATTACAGGTATTAGTAGCATTGATGGTAGAGCAATGAAAAAAGATTGGGATGATACCATTGGATGTGAAGTATTTGAAAAGTACAGACAATTTGTAACACAAAGTGAGTATGACAATTACTCAATTATTTAA
- the ilvN gene encoding acetolactate synthase small subunit, whose amino-acid sequence MEKQRFTLSIFTENVVGLTNRISIIFSRRKLNIESLTTSASEVEHIHRFTIVFNATVGAAQKLSLQIEKQIDVVRCFLYEDKEMIYQEVALYKVGVDNLTDSDAVENIVRKSHARILAAKADFMVIEKTGHEEDTQALYEALKPFGLLQFGRSGRIALSKERQEISTLLAEFEQEDAIV is encoded by the coding sequence ATGGAAAAGCAAAGATTTACATTATCGATATTTACAGAGAACGTAGTAGGTTTAACAAACCGTATCTCTATTATCTTTTCAAGAAGAAAATTAAACATTGAAAGCTTAACTACATCTGCTTCAGAAGTAGAGCACATTCACCGTTTTACAATTGTATTTAATGCAACGGTAGGTGCAGCGCAAAAGCTTTCATTACAAATAGAAAAACAAATTGATGTAGTTCGTTGCTTTCTTTACGAAGACAAGGAAATGATATATCAAGAAGTAGCTTTATATAAAGTAGGCGTTGATAATTTAACAGACTCTGATGCAGTAGAAAATATTGTTCGTAAGAGTCATGCTAGAATATTAGCGGCAAAAGCTGATTTTATGGTCATTGAAAAAACTGGTCATGAAGAAGACACTCAAGCATTATATGAAGCATTAAAACCTTTTGGTCTATTGCAGTTTGGCCGTTCAGGTAGAATTGCACTCTCTAAAGAACGTCAAGAAATTAGTACGTTACTAGCAGAGTTCGAACAAGAGGATGCGATTGTGTAA
- a CDS encoding ParA family protein, whose protein sequence is MGKIIAVANQKGGVGKTTTAVNLAASFAAMEYNALLVDADPQANSTSGLNLDPKEERKSIYNCMVEDINVEDIIVNSDFDYLDIIPSHIDLVGAEIEMIDIEDREMRMLRALEQIKDKYDFVIVDCSPSLGLITVNALTAADSVIVPVQCEFYALEGLDKLLNTVKLIQSRLNPNLLIEGILMTMYDTRLRLSNQVVEEVKKHLGDLVFDVIIPRNIKLSEAPSFGVPVIAHDAVSKGAVCYLNLAQEILTKNKMTAKV, encoded by the coding sequence ATGGGTAAGATAATCGCAGTAGCCAACCAAAAAGGCGGCGTTGGCAAGACCACAACTGCTGTAAACTTAGCAGCTAGTTTTGCTGCTATGGAGTATAATGCATTACTAGTTGATGCCGATCCTCAAGCAAATTCAACTTCTGGATTAAACCTTGATCCTAAAGAAGAACGAAAAAGCATTTATAACTGCATGGTGGAAGACATCAATGTAGAAGATATAATCGTAAATTCTGATTTTGATTATTTGGATATCATTCCTTCTCACATCGACTTAGTTGGTGCTGAAATTGAAATGATTGATATTGAAGACAGAGAAATGCGAATGCTAAGGGCTTTAGAACAAATTAAAGATAAATACGATTTTGTAATTGTAGATTGTTCTCCATCTCTTGGTTTAATTACAGTAAATGCCTTAACAGCTGCAGATTCAGTTATTGTACCAGTACAATGTGAGTTTTATGCATTAGAAGGCTTAGATAAATTATTAAATACTGTAAAACTTATTCAATCACGATTAAATCCTAACTTATTAATAGAAGGGATTTTAATGACAATGTATGATACTCGTTTACGTTTATCAAACCAAGTGGTTGAAGAGGTTAAGAAACACCTTGGTGACTTAGTTTTTGATGTTATCATTCCAAGAAACATTAAATTAAGCGAAGCTCCAAGTTTTGGTGTACCTGTAATTGCTCATGATGCAGTGAGTAAAGGAGCTGTATGTTACCTAAATTTAGCACAAGAAATTTTGACTAAAAACAAAATGACTGCTAAAGTTTAA
- a CDS encoding polysaccharide deacetylase family protein: MIQRVGSFVRNKMFPSLTWKKEKGEHPSIYLTFDDGPIPEITPWVLDLLKEYNAKATFFCVGDNIKKYPDTYNKVLEEGHTVGNHTFNHLQYWKNGLSKYLKNIDECEKWLNSNNKFIEKKPRKLFRPPHGQIGKKLLQKVLPDYEIIMWHVLTRDYNKNYNEETCLKTAIKLTEDGSIVVFHDSLKAEKNLKYVLPRFLAFFSKKGYKFKSL, encoded by the coding sequence ATGATTCAAAGAGTAGGCAGTTTTGTAAGAAACAAGATGTTTCCAAGCTTAACTTGGAAAAAAGAAAAAGGTGAACATCCTAGTATATATCTTACTTTTGATGATGGTCCTATCCCAGAAATTACTCCATGGGTTTTAGACCTTTTGAAAGAGTACAATGCTAAAGCAACTTTCTTTTGTGTTGGTGATAATATCAAGAAATACCCTGATACATATAATAAAGTTTTAGAAGAAGGCCACACAGTAGGTAACCATACTTTTAATCATCTTCAATATTGGAAAAATGGTTTATCGAAATACCTTAAAAATATTGATGAGTGCGAAAAGTGGCTAAATTCTAATAATAAGTTTATTGAAAAGAAACCTCGAAAACTTTTTAGACCTCCACATGGGCAAATTGGCAAAAAACTTTTACAAAAAGTCTTACCTGATTATGAGATTATCATGTGGCATGTTTTAACAAGAGATTACAATAAAAACTACAACGAAGAGACTTGTTTAAAAACAGCAATTAAGCTAACAGAAGACGGGTCAATCGTTGTTTTTCATGATAGTTTAAAAGCAGAAAAGAATTTAAAATACGTTTTACCTCGTTTTTTAGCATTTTTTTCGAAAAAAGGGTACAAATTTAAATCTCTTTAA